A stretch of Henckelia pumila isolate YLH828 chromosome 4, ASM3356847v2, whole genome shotgun sequence DNA encodes these proteins:
- the LOC140865003 gene encoding thiohydroximate-O-sulfate sulfur/sulfate-lyase (nitrile-forming) NSP5 translates to MALSQGKWVKLEQNGTGPGARSSHAISVVGEKAYSFGGEFKPRVPVDNCLYVFDLNDETWSVVDATGDIPPPRVGVTMVSVADTIYVFGGRDATHKELNEFYSFDTRSNTWASLPTGPPHRSYHSMTADDRRVYVFGGCGDNGRLKDLWAYDVIDKEWTEFPLPGESCKPRGGPGLSAVLGKIWVVYGFSGEELNDVHYFDPNEGEWVEVETSGEKPTARSVFSTFGIGKYIFVYGGEIDPSDLGHLGAGKFSSEVYVLDTETLVWKRWEDGSDSSYHPGPRGWCAFAGGQRHGNEGLLVYGGNSPSNDRLDDIFFFTPYVDAC, encoded by the exons ATGGCTCTATCACAAGGCAAATGGGTTAAG CTGGAACAAAATGGGACAGGGCCTGGAGCAAGAAGCTCACATGCTATTTCAGTTGTCGGAGAAAAGGCTTATTCCTTTGGTGGCGAATTCAAGCCCCGAGTCCCTGTGGATAACTGCCTATACGTGTTCGATCTTAATGACGAAACATGGTCCGTGGTTGATGCTACCGGCGATATTCCCCCACCTCGTGTTGGTGTCACAATGGTATCTGTTGCTGATACCATATATGTTTTTGGTGGGAGAGATGCTACACACAAGGAGCTTAACGAATTCTATTCTTTCGACACACGCAGCAACACATGGGCCAGTCTACCGACTGGCCCCCCTCATCGAAGTTACCACTCAATGACTGCGGATGATAGACGAGTATATGTATTTGGAGGGTGTGGTGATAATGGAAGACTTAAGGATTTGTGGGCGTATGATGTTATTGATAAAGAATGGACTGAGTTTCCTTTGCCTGGAGAGAGTTGCAAGCCCAGAGGGGGACCGGGATTGTCTGCTGTTCTTGGAAAGATTTGGGTAGTGTATGGTTTCTCTGGCGAAGAACTTAATGATGTGCACTACTTCGATCCGAATGAAGGGGAGTGGGTTGAAGTGGAGACGAGTGGTGAAAAACCAACAGCTCGAAGCGTTTTTTCAACCTTTGGAATCGGTAAGTATATATTCGTGTACGGTGGGGAGATTGATCCTAGTGATTTGGGCCACCTAGGTGCAGGTAAATTTTCGAGTGAAGTTTATGTACTGGACACTGAAACACTTGTATGGAAACGATGGGAAGATGGATCAGATTCAAGTTACCATCCAGGGCCAAGGGGATGGTGTGCATTTGCTGGCGGGCAGCGACACGGGAATGAGGGATTACTGGTGTACGGTGGGAATTCGCCAAGTAATGATAGGCTTGATGATATTTTCTTCTTTACTCCTTATGTAGATGCTTGTTGA